The DNA window CATAAGAACCTGTTGGTATCAACAACGGGTATTGCGCCCGATCCAGTTCAAATCAAGGAGAATCTCATGCGAGTGAAAGTATTGTGCTTAGGCCGCTCGGCCAAGGAAATCGAAGTTCCGGAAAACACCATAGTCGAGGCTGCGATTCAGCAGGCTGGTTTTCCGAAAGACAGCTCGTATACCCGTCATGTCAACGGATCGCCAGCATTTGATAGTGACATCCTGCAGGACGGCAGCGTGCTCACCCTCGTGCCAATGGTAAAGGGAGGTCGCTGAGAGGATGGTTCAGACTACCTGTCCTACGTAGTCTCAAGTATTCAGAGAGGGCTGTGATCCAAGTGGTCATGGCCCTCTCTTTCCTCCGGAGGAACGCTTATGATTGAACAAATTAGAACCTTGATTAGGTTCTACGAACAGAAGCTACATACACCGATAGCCTTGGTATCGAACGATAGCGAGATGCGTGAGTGGCATGAAGTCGGGATTGCTGTCTATGTGAATGCGGACAAGGAATCGGCGTTTTGCAAAGACATGTTCGGTGATCCGCTTGTGATGGAATCGGTGTTGGTTGGAATGGTGTCACCAACGTGGTTGGTCTTGTACGGTGCGCCCCGTCTGGATGTCACGTCGAACATTCTCGACGCGCATCTTCCCCGCATGTGTCGTGCGTTTCGAAACACGCAACGACAAGCACTGATTGAAACGATGCAGTCGGTTGCTGCCGAACGGAAGCAGGAACTTGCACGATCCTTAAGGGATGACAAATACGAACTCGAACGCCTTTGTATGCAAGTGATGACATTGTCTCGCAAGATTGAAGGCGACAGCGAGATTCTGATGCTGTTTAGTAGAGCACCGGAACTAATCAAAGCCAAAGCAACACGGACATTCGTCGAGATGATGAAGTTGGTGCCGAGTTGCTACGAGTCTATCAAGCTGGATGAATCATCGATCATCGCGACGACGTATCCAATCGCACTTGAACATGACGGTGGGCGTTACGAATTCGAACCCTATACCGTGGAAATTCGTCTTGACCTTGGCAAAGTTCTGATCAGCGGTGGCACTGAAATGAATGGCTATGTCCATCCGCATGTCACGGATGATCCGAACAACATCTGTTGGGGTAATATTGGCCATCTGGTTTCACGTCTTGCTGGTGAGCTTGACTTGCATGGACTTCTTCAACTCGTGCATCAGTTTCTTAACAGCTACAACAGCAGTGATCCATTTCAGAAGATCGAGAAGTGGGATCCAAACTGGGTTGAAGATGAAGACGATGAACCATACTGCTCGTGGTGCGATGACTACGGCCACGAAATCGACAACTGTGATTCGTGCTGGTGGTGCGAACATTGTCAGCAATACGATGACCACGATGAAGAAAATTGTCCCAACCGTCCACAAGAGGACAACGAAGAGGAGGATGCCGATGCAGAACTTGCAGAGGACACAGCGGCAACCGGTTGATGCTGGAGTGAAGATACAAGTCGAGGCAACCGCAATGCAGAAACTGTGGCTGTGGACGGACATGGCAAAAGGTGAAGTTTCTTGTCTCGGACTGGTCGACGAAGTCGTCAATGCTAATTCCAAACGCATCACTGCATTGATCGTCACTGATTTCTTTCTCGTCAAGCAGAACTGTTCATACGATGAAACCGACATGGACATTACCGACGTTGCGAGATTGATCACCGAACTTGAATCTAAAGGCATTGACTCTCGCAAACTTCGATGCTGGGCGCATTCCCACGGTGGAATGCAAGTTTTCTGGTCAGGACAAGATGAAACGTGCATTGCTGGACTCGCAAACGGCGAATGGTTGCTTTCCCTGGTTGTCAACAAGCGACGAGATGCGATCATGCGTTTGGACCAGTATCATCCCAGTCACATGTATCTTGCTGATGTCATCTGGGAGACCAAGTTTCCACCGGTGGACGGTCTTGCAGAAGCATGCTTTTCGGAGTTCAAAGCCAAAGTCAAGGAGAGTGCCTTTGTTCCAAAAAATCGCGACTACGGTCCTGCAAGTCTGAGGCAAACTCGCGAAGAACTTCAGGAAGCAGAAGCACGTGGTGCACTTACAATGGATGAACTCGATGACGAACTGAATTGGCTGGGATTGGACCGTGATGAACTTGACCACTTCTAGGAGACCACATGAACGATATGCGATTTCTAAGACAGCAAGATGTTGTCGATGCAGAGAAGTTAGCGAATTTGCAAGTAACGTTGATCGGTCTGGGTTCCATTGGGAGCGTCACGGGTTTGTATCTAGCCAAGATGGGTGTTTGCAATCTGACGTGTTTCGATGCAGATGTTGTGGATATTCACAATGTCAGCAATCAGGCATATGGGATGTCTGATGTGGGCTTGCTGAAAGCAGATGCATTCTCGATTCTCGTTGAGAATCAGACCGGCGTGCTGCCGAACACCATTGGCATGCAATATGATGGCAGAGAACTAACGGGAGTCGTCATCAGCGCGGTTGATTCAATGAAGTCACGCGAGACTATTTGGAAGTTGGTTCGTGAGAAACCGGAAGTGAAGCTCTATCTCGACGCGCGCATGGGTTTGGAGACGCTTGTTGTGTACGCCGTGCGGCCGCAGGTTCGCGAAGACAGGATCGCCTATTCACAGACTATTTGTAACGATTCCGATGCTCTTCAAGAACCTTGCACCGCGCGTACAATTTGTTACACGCCGCTGATGGCGGCAAGCGTGATTTGCTCTTTGGTGAAGCGGTATGTTTGCGATGAGATGTTACCGGCGCGGATTGTTCTTGATCTGGCGACGATGACACTCCTGGCCGGACAGTAGCTGAAGGTAGGGGCGAACCCTATCTTTTAGATAATCAATATCTTATGCTGTTGCGTTTCAACCCTTGCTTTGCATGACGCCCTATCGTAAATTGTAACAAACTCACATGACATTCGATATCTGACCATCCTCTATGTTTGAGCATGACGACAGAGCAACAGTCGCTAACAGGGCACGCGTTTGCCATCGGTAGCCATTTCATTGATTACTTTCGATTTCTTTGCTACCACACGTGTCGTAATTCATTCAGACTTCTTCAGTCCTATTTACACTAATTGCATCGGAAGCATGCCATGGACAACTTGACTAAGTCAAATCGAAATCCTTTCTTGATCTCAGGTCTAGGGATACTGGCTGAAAAATTTAGCTCGGAGACCACTATCATGACGCGAATTCTATCTGTATTCAATCTTTTGAAGCGGGTGGGGTTCGCGGTTTTGTTGTTGTGGGGAAGCGTGTATGCGCAACCGAGCCTTCAAAACTGGATTCCGATTGGGAGTCCGCCGTGGGGAGTCCTTGACGTAATTGATGATCCGGAAACAAGCGGAGAATTAGCCGGAACATTCAGGAGCGTCCAGTTCCCGAACGGAGGCGGAGTGTATCTACACCATGGAGATAATATGGACTGGGAGTTTCGAGGTCTTGCTGGTCATCGAGTCCACAAGCTCTCGTACTATCCCTATTGCCAACCCAATGTGTTCGCGTCAACCGACTATGGCACGTATATGCATGTGGAAGATACTACTTGGACTTTGATTTCCGACTTCGGTACACCGCTGTATGAGCACATTGATTTTACGATTTCACCCATTGACACGGCCGTCTGGCTGTTTGTCCGCTACTATGCAGGAGCGGGAGTTTTGCATGCTTCCAGAAACAGCGGAGACACGTGGAATAGACTTTACACTGGTGACGTTGTTGGCAATATGATCTGGTCTAGAACAGATCCAGACGTATTGTTTTTTAATGAGGGGATAAGAGTTACCAGCCTTAGAATTACCGACAGCACGGAAGTAACTTCACTCATCATGTCTCCCGCTGAGGGGATCTACAACTTCGTGTATCACGCGACGGAAGAAATCCTCTATGTTGCAAATGTGTATTCTCTTAGCAGCGTAAATCTTGCAACGGGCGATACCAGTGTTGTTGATCTTCCACCGGGCGTGAACTACATGACAAGTGTTGCCTACTCGACACTAGACGGGCTGATTGCCGGAACTTCCAATGGATTCTATCTTGTGTCTGATGATATGACTGAGTGGACCGCCGTTGTAGATTCTATGATTGTGGGATCGGCGACCATACTTTATGCAGATGAGACAAAGTATATTTCTGGAACGCTTTCCGGATTGTTCGTATCCTTATCATCGTCAGCCGTACCTAGAAACGAGCGTGGCGTCGTGTTCAACGAATTCTCTTTCTACCCCAACCCAACGAACAGCACAGTTCAAATTCAAACCACGACATTAGGATCGGCCCAACTGTTTGATGTTTTGGGCAGACAAGTCTATACAACACAGCAATTGCCGGTTGGCACGACGACGTTAGACCTAAGCCGTCTGGTATCGGGAACCTATTTTGTGAGATTCATGAACCACAACCCGGAGAGTGCATTTTCTCCGAACGTAAGACTTGTGATTGTCAAATAGAAGCGGAGGCTTTTTATGAACGGGCGGCGAGTATTCCGAATGCAAATGTATTTCCTTTGGCTGGTTCTTATGGGTAGTGCAGTGAATGGTCTAGGCCAATGGACAATAACAACTACATTATGGAAAGGTGATACGGTTGAAGTTGGCGAGGGACGAGCAATACTCGAAACTACGTCTGACACTGGGTATGTTGCCCTGACCGCTCTGTTAAGCAATTACTCTGCACAACTTGAATGGAAACACTCGGACTTGAACATTTATGTGCTAACTATTCCAGATTCTTTTGAGGTTGAGAATGTATGCGACAGCATAGGAACAGACCCTAACACAAAGGAGTGTCATCCAGATTTTGTTGCATACGCGTTAACTAGCGATTACTACTGGAATCTACAATGGAATTTACGTAATGCAGGGCAGAGAGGGGGTACTTCCGGAGCAGATATAATGGCCGAAGAAGCTCAAAGTATTACGCTGGGAGAAATGTCAGTCGGAATTGCAATTCTCGATACTGGTATACCGTATGACGATTTAGCAGACGAACTGACGCATTCTGACCTAGACAACTCATTGCGAATTATTCTGGGTGAGATATGTTTCGATTCATCGACGAGCAACCCAGAGGTGTGGAATGATGTACACGGGCACGGTACTCATGTTTCAGGAATAGCACTCGCAGCAAGAAACGAATACGGAATAGTTGGAGTTTGTCCCAGCTGCACAGGTAGGATTGAGAAAATAATGCACCAGAGCAACACCTCTTTGGTTAGTGCGATTCTACGCGGAATTGAGGACTCCCAAGGTAATGCCGAGATTCTTAATTTGAGCTACGGTTTCTTTGTTGTCAGCGATATCTTGACTGGTGCAATAGACTGGGCCGCGAGTGAGTTTGGAATGCTGTTTGTATTTTCTTGTGGCAATGACGGACAGGAAGGGTGTAGGTTTCCCGCAAGTCTTGCTGCGACAAGAACCCACGTCATTGCGGTCGCGGGTACCGACCCTGCTGATCAACGATGGAAATTTCTTCGCGATCCAGGCGTTCCACTCTGCGAAGGATCCAACTTTGGGTCTGACGTAACAGTTGCTGCTCCTGCGGGTTCCTTTTCTGACTGCGATGAAATAGATTGCATGGGAGTCCTCTCGGATTTGCGAGATGGTATCGCATTGGAAGACACGAGTATTTGCGGTGTCGAGCCAGAGGAACGCGTAATGTACGCATCCGGCACCTCCATGGCTGCACCTGCCGTTGCGGGAATCGCAGGGTTGCTTTTGTCGTTTGACAATACCCTGAGCTATTCCGAGCTGCGTGAGATCATCGAAGAATCGGCAGACAACGTGTATGGTACAACATTGCCTAATGATAGTATTGGATATGGCCGTGTCAACGCCTTCAAGGCCTTATTGCGCGCGCCGGGAGTCAAGACGTTGAGTTCGGATTTGCATGTGCGGAAACATATTTATGATAGTGTCAGCCCATACTATCTCGAAAGCGGTTTGATTGTGCCGGACAGCGTGACACTAACACTCGATCCCGGTGTCCACATCACAATGGGGCCAAACGCATACATTCTGGTTAACGGGAGCCTTGTCGCAAACGGAACATCGAACAACGTCATTCACATCGAGGCTGCCAACACGGGTGAGCGTTGGAACGGGTTGACGATCAACGGTGGGAGCGTGGAGATGTCGTACGTCAATCTTGAGGATTTCAAGGATCATGGTTTGTACGTCGAATCGCCTGACGCCGTGTCCATCAGCCATGTGGATTTGGATTGTTCGAGTTTGAAATATCAGGGTATCGGGTTGCGCCTCTGGAACAGCCCTACGGTGACGCAGTCGGTTTCTGACCTGATCGTGCATGATGTTCCTGCGGATTCACAGATTGCGGGGATGTATCTTTACAATTGCAAGGTTGGATTCAACGTCGTCACGATTGAAGACTGTGATTGGATCAATTCTTACATCAAGAAAGTCACCGGGACTTTCCGGGAATGCAGTTTCCAGGATCGAACAGAGACGTATGGAGTGTTGTTTAACTCGACTCCCAATACTCCCAATTTCCGTTGCTGCAACTTTCAAGATTTGGGCCCAACCAGCAGCAGCTGGCCATCCTCGATCTTCTGCGCGACAGGGACATCTCCTTCTTTTGGAGGGGAAGGCGACACGGGCGGCGACGGCGTCAGCAATGTTATTACCGATAGCTGTGCTTACCTA is part of the bacterium genome and encodes:
- a CDS encoding ThiF family adenylyltransferase; protein product: MNDMRFLRQQDVVDAEKLANLQVTLIGLGSIGSVTGLYLAKMGVCNLTCFDADVVDIHNVSNQAYGMSDVGLLKADAFSILVENQTGVLPNTIGMQYDGRELTGVVISAVDSMKSRETIWKLVREKPEVKLYLDARMGLETLVVYAVRPQVREDRIAYSQTICNDSDALQEPCTARTICYTPLMAASVICSLVKRYVCDEMLPARIVLDLATMTLLAGQ
- a CDS encoding T9SS type A sorting domain-containing protein, which codes for MTRILSVFNLLKRVGFAVLLLWGSVYAQPSLQNWIPIGSPPWGVLDVIDDPETSGELAGTFRSVQFPNGGGVYLHHGDNMDWEFRGLAGHRVHKLSYYPYCQPNVFASTDYGTYMHVEDTTWTLISDFGTPLYEHIDFTISPIDTAVWLFVRYYAGAGVLHASRNSGDTWNRLYTGDVVGNMIWSRTDPDVLFFNEGIRVTSLRITDSTEVTSLIMSPAEGIYNFVYHATEEILYVANVYSLSSVNLATGDTSVVDLPPGVNYMTSVAYSTLDGLIAGTSNGFYLVSDDMTEWTAVVDSMIVGSATILYADETKYISGTLSGLFVSLSSSAVPRNERGVVFNEFSFYPNPTNSTVQIQTTTLGSAQLFDVLGRQVYTTQQLPVGTTTLDLSRLVSGTYFVRFMNHNPESAFSPNVRLVIVK
- a CDS encoding S8 family serine peptidase, with amino-acid sequence MAEEAQSITLGEMSVGIAILDTGIPYDDLADELTHSDLDNSLRIILGEICFDSSTSNPEVWNDVHGHGTHVSGIALAARNEYGIVGVCPSCTGRIEKIMHQSNTSLVSAILRGIEDSQGNAEILNLSYGFFVVSDILTGAIDWAASEFGMLFVFSCGNDGQEGCRFPASLAATRTHVIAVAGTDPADQRWKFLRDPGVPLCEGSNFGSDVTVAAPAGSFSDCDEIDCMGVLSDLRDGIALEDTSICGVEPEERVMYASGTSMAAPAVAGIAGLLLSFDNTLSYSELREIIEESADNVYGTTLPNDSIGYGRVNAFKALLRAPGVKTLSSDLHVRKHIYDSVSPYYLESGLIVPDSVTLTLDPGVHITMGPNAYILVNGSLVANGTSNNVIHIEAANTGERWNGLTINGGSVEMSYVNLEDFKDHGLYVESPDAVSISHVDLDCSSLKYQGIGLRLWNSPTVTQSVSDLIVHDVPADSQIAGMYLYNCKVGFNVVTIEDCDWINSYIKKVTGTFRECSFQDRTETYGVLFNSTPNTPNFRCCNFQDLGPTSSSWPSSIFCATGTSPSFGGEGDTGGDGVSNVITDSCAYLMIMQGTLALPVVDSDPPVPPQYGSSNGGKNNWKNVQASGKYFQWQNPGTTTYPCTDQWWAGGVDTTMFSPSVAARWDFDPEASSEWGLCGGGSGGGGGSSVSNGPLARNAGGTLDDGEYDDVLRTAFEYEETEDYAAAQQLFRSVAENSTIASQQWTALAHVVVCEAFVSNGQSWIPGLLTDLIEEQDSYEAGVQGERLRVSYYQNRGEYDNAIETCVSLLNSGLTYEDSIYVAMDLMGLQMNNGDDGGSLDGMSASQLIPATLRARDNEEALGIERGLFEYLMSGGRSNDRLVSVPQEYKLYQNYPNPFNPTTQIEFDLPEASNLTLKVFNTLGQEVVTVSDGKFNAGHYVMTWNGKSNAGIDVATGLYIYQLKAGSFLDTKKMILMR